In the Methanosphaera cuniculi genome, one interval contains:
- a CDS encoding glycosyltransferase family 2 protein, whose protein sequence is MESTIHKYRPNSRNCMEMASKTKSGINTMTNTVCSVVVTYNRKNLLVKCIDALINQELKPDAIYIVDNNSTDQTQQTLYEHKYIDEMINENSSNIQQTEKNYENIIIRYIHLPENVGGAGGFYEGVKQAHEDQYDWVWIMDDDAYPTLTCLKNLQPYYNLPDISALASLKVDMDDNILYHHRGYFNFEKGLPIQEHITDEDLKEDVIDVDMVSFVGLLLKSTAIDKIGYPKREFFIHTDDLEYCIRLRQVGKIKLIKNSIIKHAEGSVKGTYTKKVLNIKAKRRPYDKLWINYYMQRNLIWLGRKYTKNKTSLYTTILKNYLLTVMGIIVFDDHKYKRLKFFTNAYIDGLTSHFDNKKPRKILYE, encoded by the coding sequence ATGGAATCCACAATACACAAATATAGACCAAATAGTAGAAACTGCATGGAAATGGCATCAAAAACTAAATCAGGAATAAACACGATGACAAACACAGTATGTAGCGTAGTTGTAACATATAATCGTAAAAACCTTTTAGTTAAATGTATTGATGCTTTAATAAATCAAGAACTAAAACCTGATGCAATATACATAGTAGACAACAATTCAACAGATCAAACACAACAAACACTATATGAACACAAATACATAGATGAGATGATAAATGAAAACAGTTCCAATATACAACAAACAGAAAAAAACTATGAAAATATCATCATACGATATATTCATTTACCTGAAAATGTTGGAGGAGCTGGAGGATTCTATGAAGGTGTAAAACAAGCACATGAAGATCAATATGACTGGGTATGGATAATGGATGATGATGCCTATCCTACCTTAACATGTCTTAAAAATCTACAACCCTACTATAACTTACCTGACATATCTGCTCTTGCAAGTTTAAAAGTAGATATGGATGATAACATACTATATCATCACAGAGGATATTTTAACTTCGAAAAAGGTTTACCAATACAAGAACATATAACAGATGAAGATCTAAAAGAAGATGTTATTGATGTTGATATGGTATCATTTGTAGGATTACTTTTAAAATCAACAGCAATAGATAAGATAGGATATCCAAAACGTGAATTTTTCATACATACAGATGATCTAGAATACTGCATACGCCTGCGTCAAGTAGGTAAAATCAAGCTAATAAAAAATAGTATAATAAAACATGCAGAAGGAAGTGTGAAAGGAACATATACTAAGAAAGTATTAAATATTAAAGCCAAACGAAGACCATATGATAAACTCTGGATAAACTACTATATGCAAAGAAACCTAATATGGCTAGGACGAAAATATACAAAAAACAAAACATCACTATATACAACAATACTAAAAAACTATCTACTAACAGTAATGGGAATAATAGTATTTGATGATCATAAATACAAAAGACTAAAATTCTTTACAAATGCATACATTGATGGGCTAACATCACACTTTGATAATAAAAAACCCCGAAAAATATTATATGAATAA
- the fen gene encoding flap endonuclease-1 produces MGVKFKDITHPEKIEMKNLDNNVLTVDASNLIYKFLTTMRQGDGTPLRDLNGNITSHLNGILFQTATLIEQNIKPIYVFDGKAPELKQKTQQERIEVKKESEQKYQEALELGDEAKARKYAARTAHLNREIIESSKKLLTLMGIPYVQSKTEGEAQASYMANQGDAWAVVSQDYDCLLFGAPRILRNFKLTKTNTDIQLLQLQKTLDELNLTRNQLVDIAILVGTDFNDGIYGVGAKTAIKLMHKYGSLESIVKNKNYDLDCDVDEIREIFLNPDVVRNYDIEFRKPQKDKLIDFLCGEHDFDEIRTQSAIKKLQHKAAQTSLENWF; encoded by the coding sequence ATGGGAGTAAAATTTAAAGATATAACACATCCTGAAAAAATAGAAATGAAAAACTTGGATAATAATGTTCTAACAGTTGATGCATCAAATCTCATCTACAAATTTCTAACAACAATGAGACAAGGCGATGGAACACCACTACGAGATTTAAATGGAAACATAACATCACATCTAAATGGAATACTTTTCCAAACTGCAACACTAATTGAACAAAACATCAAACCAATATATGTCTTTGATGGAAAAGCACCAGAACTTAAACAAAAAACACAACAAGAACGAATAGAAGTAAAAAAAGAATCAGAACAAAAATATCAAGAAGCACTAGAACTAGGTGATGAGGCAAAAGCACGAAAATATGCAGCAAGAACAGCACATTTAAATCGTGAAATAATAGAATCATCTAAAAAGCTCTTAACACTCATGGGAATACCATATGTCCAATCAAAAACAGAAGGAGAAGCACAAGCATCATACATGGCAAATCAAGGTGATGCATGGGCAGTAGTATCACAAGATTATGATTGTCTACTATTTGGAGCACCAAGAATACTACGTAACTTCAAATTAACTAAAACTAATACAGACATACAATTATTACAATTACAAAAAACACTAGATGAATTAAATCTAACACGAAATCAACTTGTAGATATTGCAATACTTGTAGGAACAGATTTTAATGATGGAATATATGGAGTAGGAGCTAAAACTGCAATAAAACTAATGCACAAATATGGTTCACTTGAATCTATTGTTAAAAATAAGAATTATGATCTTGATTGTGATGTTGATGAGATACGTGAAATATTCCTTAATCCTGATGTAGTACGTAATTACGATATAGAATTTAGAAAACCACAAAAAGATAAATTAATTGACTTTTTATGTGGAGAACATGACTTTGATGAAATACGTACACAAAGTGCTATTAAAAAACTACAACATAAAGCAGCACAAACAAGTCTTGAAAACTGGTTTTAA
- the ahcY gene encoding adenosylhomocysteinase: MTYDIKDINLAPEGEKKIKWVQRHMPVLETIKKEFMETKPFEGITIGSCLHLEPKTINLGLTLQAGGAEVVMTGCNPLSTQDDATAAGAKLGLNMYGWTGETNEEYYEQLNKVLDYEPDIVIDDGADLIFLIHKERPELLEKLRGACEETTTGIHRLKSMFKDGELKIPVMAVNDSYMKYLFDNRYGTGQSTFDSIMGTTNTVIAGQTVVVCGYGWCGRGIAMRGEGLGANVIVTEVDPIRALEAKMDGYRVMPVQNALKEADLVITATGNRDIISGDDFKYIKDGCLLANSGHFNVEINEDDLAKQAIARENIKPDIEAFTMKDGRIVYLLAGGRLVNLAGQYGQGHPAEIMDLSFAMQALSAKRLLTEDMKPGVYKTRDSTDEKIARLKLKTMGVKIDNLTEEQEKYMNSWDVGT, encoded by the coding sequence ATGACATATGATATTAAAGATATTAACCTAGCACCTGAAGGTGAAAAGAAAATAAAATGGGTACAAAGACACATGCCTGTACTTGAAACAATCAAAAAAGAATTCATGGAAACCAAACCATTTGAAGGAATTACAATCGGATCATGTTTACACCTAGAACCTAAAACAATCAACTTAGGATTAACACTCCAAGCAGGAGGAGCAGAAGTTGTAATGACTGGATGTAACCCTCTTTCAACACAAGATGATGCAACAGCAGCAGGAGCAAAACTAGGACTAAACATGTATGGATGGACTGGTGAAACAAATGAAGAATACTACGAACAACTAAACAAAGTATTAGACTATGAACCAGACATAGTAATAGATGATGGAGCAGACTTAATATTTTTAATACATAAAGAAAGACCAGAACTACTTGAAAAACTAAGAGGAGCATGTGAAGAAACAACCACGGGAATTCACAGACTCAAATCAATGTTTAAAGATGGAGAATTAAAAATCCCTGTAATGGCAGTGAATGACTCATACATGAAATACTTATTTGATAACAGATATGGAACAGGACAATCAACATTTGACTCCATCATGGGAACAACAAACACAGTAATTGCTGGACAAACTGTAGTTGTATGTGGATACGGATGGTGTGGACGAGGAATTGCAATGCGTGGAGAAGGACTAGGTGCTAATGTTATAGTAACAGAAGTAGATCCAATCCGAGCACTTGAAGCAAAAATGGATGGATACCGTGTAATGCCAGTACAAAATGCACTAAAAGAAGCAGATCTTGTAATAACAGCAACAGGAAACCGTGATATTATATCAGGTGATGACTTCAAATACATAAAAGATGGATGTCTCCTTGCAAATAGTGGACACTTCAATGTAGAAATAAATGAAGATGACCTAGCAAAACAAGCAATTGCACGTGAAAACATAAAACCAGATATAGAAGCATTCACAATGAAAGATGGAAGAATCGTATACCTACTTGCAGGAGGACGTCTAGTAAATCTTGCAGGACAATACGGTCAAGGACATCCAGCTGAAATTATGGATCTTAGTTTTGCAATGCAAGCACTATCAGCTAAAAGATTACTAACTGAAGATATGAAACCAGGTGTATATAAAACACGTGATTCAACAGATGAAAAAATAGCAAGACTCAAACTTAAAACAATGGGTGTTAAAATAGATAATTTAACAGAAGAACAAGAAAAATACATGAACAGCTGGGATGTAGGAACATAA
- a CDS encoding lectin like domain-containing protein: MNNSKIYFLFITFILILLFGATAISAVDENTTQTPTNDIVSQDLSENITSNNIEKIIKENKVETQTKENKKISKNNTNIQKKSENNYIYVSSKGNTNNDGLDRTTPTTIEKALTNIYNNSVIYFITNTNEDTYYFKTPLNVTTAENNITFTLKGEENKKIIFNGGNETGFLKFKDEGNNITISNIEFRNSKTDCLIFAHNNNLKLDNLTFTENTLEIEDMSKMTELATILDLSYSNILINNTIFKGNFAQNLSSLIVVRNSSNFILNNSVFENNRGVDFSRGIFSKSSYLIIENNTFRYNYFDDQNIMVISYSKIDITSTKFYNNSIKEDGCINIILSEVNFKNSEFTDNKAKNGGVLFIQDSGCNIINSTFSRNNATSSGGAIVFLSGELNIKNSIFKQNTAKYEGGAINLRQADVNILNSTFTDNKATNGGALYITYNDNSSFAQIHSSIFKNNNATSGSVIYSSDYINLTYNTLFSDNLTNMFYSIYNRNYDINNNWWGSNNPNFKILTNNILPKNWITLKISNKTLTNNTQQITIKLQKENPQEVMAECEVNFITNTGNFAQKTMKIKDTITNYYNGNINDCIIKLDHEKINITQKADLGIYVNNITCNLGENININIFINNDTTANTTVKFDNTIIYEGKIKNGILNLTYKIDPKYALSTHNLTIIYPGDNLYKTKTLINKINVRINETKQNTTITPQDNTNTTINTSNSSLPSKYDLRDFNQVTSVKDQGSDGNCWSFSAIAVVESAILKKYNITYDFSENNMKNIMNKYSFMGNPFKEPNQGDSSFVSMGYLLGWFGPINDTEDPYVSDSLISPTLNSTIHIQDIVFADDINQIKKLIMNIGGASSLIFAGKDPLNLYNIVEDEDHAITLIGWDDNYSRYNFKAKDENGNIVNPPGDGAFILKNSWGTDIGDNGYQYISFYDKTFSDHAFAYTVILDDTKKYENIYQYDTVIYVDSMKEDSKKAYKNVYTAKRNETISAVGIYSEKGTNYTIEIYVNNVLKMTQNGNLNYDGFKTIKLNNYIPVIKDDIFTVVIKTTSKTPSGAWIQNPVYKSSNKENQSFIKFGDEEWIDLYDSSTAAPVKVYTKTTPTITTYINPTDDQLIIEANITTQTPGKLIFKANGVTLKDKQGNIIIYNINSNKSIKLAYDLKYNKKQLNFTTVFTTVDYKIVQQKDIQIPTKDIIMQIDPIHGYIGDEIQLNVTITDINKNNITGGKVAFKTNGVTLKDEKGNVLYAKLINGKASITYKIPSSWKNPIITCTFSGTGRYVDGRINTTDVDINITAKITPIPAARNNETITITTTLSDTTINSGRAVYKINGVTIKDEKGNPKYLSVKNGVITLKYTIPENFSNKKYTITFVFSNKNYSNITINETLTIKKSETKQIKNINTTNKLIKTEKRTLIKQN; encoded by the coding sequence ATGAATAATTCTAAGATTTATTTTTTATTTATTACATTTATATTAATCTTACTTTTTGGTGCAACAGCTATATCAGCAGTAGATGAAAATACTACCCAAACACCTACTAATGACATAGTAAGCCAAGATTTAAGTGAAAATATAACTAGTAATAATATAGAAAAAATTATAAAAGAAAATAAAGTTGAAACACAAACTAAGGAAAATAAAAAAATTTCAAAAAATAATACAAATATTCAGAAAAAATCAGAAAATAACTACATATATGTTTCATCTAAAGGAAATACTAATAATGATGGACTAGATAGAACAACTCCAACAACAATAGAAAAAGCACTAACTAACATATATAATAATTCAGTAATCTATTTTATAACAAATACAAATGAGGACACATACTACTTTAAAACACCACTTAATGTTACAACAGCAGAAAATAATATTACATTCACACTTAAAGGTGAAGAAAATAAGAAAATTATCTTTAATGGAGGAAATGAAACAGGTTTTCTTAAATTTAAAGATGAAGGAAATAATATTACTATTTCAAATATTGAATTCAGAAATTCAAAAACTGATTGTCTAATTTTTGCACATAATAATAATTTAAAATTAGATAATTTAACATTTACAGAAAATACACTAGAAATTGAAGATATGTCAAAAATGACAGAATTAGCAACAATTCTAGATTTATCATATTCAAATATTTTAATAAACAATACAATTTTTAAAGGTAACTTTGCTCAAAATTTATCATCTTTAATTGTTGTACGAAACAGCAGTAATTTCATTTTAAACAACTCAGTCTTTGAAAATAATCGTGGAGTTGATTTTTCAAGAGGTATTTTTTCAAAAAGTTCATATTTAATAATTGAAAATAACACATTTAGATACAATTATTTTGATGATCAGAATATAATGGTTATTAGTTATTCTAAGATTGATATAACTTCAACAAAATTTTATAATAACTCTATAAAAGAAGATGGCTGTATTAATATAATCTTATCAGAAGTTAACTTTAAAAATAGTGAATTTACTGATAATAAAGCAAAAAATGGTGGAGTATTATTTATCCAAGATTCAGGGTGTAATATTATAAACTCAACATTCTCAAGAAATAATGCAACCTCTAGTGGAGGTGCAATAGTATTTCTATCAGGTGAACTTAATATAAAAAATTCAATATTCAAACAAAATACTGCTAAATATGAAGGAGGAGCAATAAATTTAAGACAAGCAGATGTAAATATATTAAATTCAACATTCACAGATAATAAAGCAACAAATGGAGGAGCATTATACATTACATATAATGATAATAGCTCATTTGCACAAATACACTCCTCAATCTTTAAAAATAACAATGCAACAAGTGGATCAGTAATATACTCATCAGATTATATTAATCTAACATATAACACACTATTTTCAGATAATCTAACAAATATGTTTTATTCAATATATAATCGAAACTATGATATAAACAATAATTGGTGGGGATCAAACAATCCAAACTTTAAAATACTTACAAATAACATTCTTCCAAAAAACTGGATAACACTAAAAATTAGCAATAAAACACTAACAAATAACACACAACAAATAACCATAAAACTTCAAAAAGAAAATCCCCAAGAAGTAATGGCAGAATGTGAAGTTAACTTTATAACAAATACAGGAAACTTTGCACAAAAAACAATGAAAATAAAAGATACAATTACAAACTATTATAATGGAAATATTAATGATTGTATAATTAAACTAGATCATGAAAAAATAAACATAACACAAAAAGCAGACTTAGGAATATATGTAAATAATATAACCTGTAATCTTGGTGAGAATATAAATATTAACATATTTATTAACAACGATACAACAGCAAATACAACAGTAAAATTTGATAATACCATAATTTATGAAGGTAAAATAAAAAATGGAATATTAAATCTCACATATAAAATAGATCCAAAATATGCTCTAAGTACACATAATTTAACAATTATATACCCAGGAGATAATTTATATAAAACAAAAACACTAATTAATAAAATAAATGTACGAATAAATGAAACAAAACAAAACACTACAATAACACCACAAGATAATACAAATACTACCATTAACACTTCTAATAGTTCACTTCCAAGTAAGTATGATCTACGTGATTTTAACCAAGTAACATCAGTTAAAGACCAAGGTTCAGATGGAAATTGTTGGTCATTTTCAGCAATTGCAGTAGTTGAATCTGCAATACTTAAAAAATATAATATAACATATGATTTTTCAGAAAATAATATGAAAAATATTATGAACAAGTATTCATTTATGGGAAATCCTTTTAAAGAACCTAATCAAGGTGATAGTTCCTTTGTTTCAATGGGATATCTTCTTGGATGGTTTGGTCCTATTAATGATACAGAAGATCCATATGTAAGTGATAGTTTAATTTCACCAACTTTAAATTCAACAATTCATATTCAAGATATTGTTTTTGCAGATGATATTAATCAAATAAAAAAATTAATCATGAACATTGGTGGAGCATCATCATTAATATTTGCAGGTAAAGATCCACTTAACTTATATAATATAGTAGAAGATGAAGATCATGCAATTACTCTTATTGGATGGGATGATAATTATAGTAGATATAACTTTAAAGCAAAAGATGAAAATGGAAACATTGTAAATCCACCAGGTGATGGTGCTTTTATCTTAAAAAATAGTTGGGGAACTGATATAGGAGATAATGGATATCAATACATATCATTCTATGATAAAACTTTTTCAGATCATGCATTTGCATATACAGTAATACTTGATGATACTAAGAAATATGAAAATATATATCAATATGATACTGTTATTTATGTAGATAGCATGAAAGAAGATTCAAAAAAAGCATATAAAAATGTTTACACAGCAAAACGTAATGAGACAATTTCAGCAGTTGGAATATATTCAGAAAAAGGTACAAACTACACAATAGAAATATATGTAAATAATGTACTTAAAATGACACAAAATGGAAATCTTAATTATGATGGATTTAAAACAATAAAACTTAATAATTATATTCCAGTAATAAAAGATGACATATTTACAGTAGTTATTAAAACAACAAGTAAAACTCCATCAGGTGCATGGATTCAAAATCCAGTATATAAATCATCAAATAAAGAAAATCAATCATTTATAAAATTTGGTGATGAAGAATGGATAGATTTATATGACTCATCAACAGCAGCACCAGTTAAAGTATATACAAAAACAACTCCTACAATAACAACATATATAAATCCAACAGATGATCAATTAATTATCGAAGCAAACATAACAACACAAACACCTGGAAAACTTATATTTAAGGCAAATGGAGTAACATTAAAAGATAAACAAGGAAATATAATTATATATAATATAAATTCAAATAAGAGTATAAAACTTGCTTATGATCTTAAATATAACAAAAAACAGTTAAACTTCACAACAGTATTTACAACAGTTGACTATAAAATAGTACAACAAAAAGATATTCAAATACCAACAAAAGACATAATAATGCAAATTGATCCAATACATGGATATATAGGTGATGAAATTCAATTAAATGTTACAATAACAGATATAAATAAAAATAATATAACTGGAGGAAAAGTAGCATTTAAAACAAATGGAGTAACACTAAAAGATGAAAAAGGAAATGTATTATATGCAAAACTCATAAATGGAAAAGCATCAATCACATATAAAATACCATCTTCATGGAAAAATCCAATAATAACATGTACCTTTAGTGGAACAGGCAGATACGTTGATGGACGCATAAATACAACAGATGTAGATATAAACATAACAGCAAAAATAACTCCTATACCAGCAGCAAGAAATAATGAAACAATAACTATTACAACAACCCTATCAGATACAACAATTAACTCAGGACGAGCAGTATATAAAATAAATGGAGTAACAATAAAAGATGAAAAAGGAAATCCAAAATATTTAAGTGTTAAAAATGGAGTAATAACACTAAAATATACAATTCCAGAAAATTTCTCAAATAAAAAATATACTATAACTTTTGTATTTAGTAACAAAAACTATTCAAATATAACAATAAATGAAACACTAACTATAAAAAAATCAGAAACAAAACAAATAAAAAATATAAACACAACAAATAAACTCATCAAAACAGAAAAAAGAACTCTAATAAAACAAAACTAA